From the Neobacillus sp. PS3-34 genome, the window CGCATTTCTGCAATCAGATGGTCTGCATCCTTTTTCTCCCGCTTGAATGTGGCAACCTGCTGGGAAACCTCATTTCGCTTGCTCTTAAGCTGCTCCGCTTCCACAATCAAATCACGGCGCTGCCTGTCCAATTCCTCGAATTTTCCAAAGTCGGTTAAATCCTCGCCGCGGTGCTGCAGAAGATTTTTTACTTCTTCAAAGTTTGCTCTCAAATGTTTTACATCAAGCATGTTCTTCCACTCCTATTTTTAAAAATAAACACAAAAAACTCCCGTCCCCTAAACAGGGACGAGAGTTACCCGCGTTGCCACCCTGGTTGACAGCAAAAATACTGTCCACCTTAAAATCATAACGGTTTTACCCGAAAGTATTTACTTACCGCTAACAGCGGCTTTCCATACCTTGCTCAAGGACGGATTCACTGATTTCACTCACCGGTTCACACCAACCACCGGCTCTCTTAAGAATGAAGAACTAGCTACTATTTCCTCTCACTGCTTTTTCGATATGATTAAATTTTGTAATTTATAATCTACTATAAATATTTACGATTTGCAACCAAATTATGCAAATTGTTTTTGCTTCGCTTCTTTTACCATTTCAATAAAATAGGCAGTCAAACGGTGATCATCCGTCAATTCAGGATGGAATGAGCAGCCAAGGTATTGCCCGTCCCTTGCAGCGACAATCCTTCCGTCATGTTTGGCAAGGATTTCTGTATTTTCCCCTGCTTCAACAATATGCGGAGCCCGAATAAACACAGCGGTAAAATCATCGCCGACACCATTGATATCCAGGTCAGCTTCAAAGCTTTCCTTCTGGCGGCCAAACGAATTTCGTTCTACGGTAATATCCATTACGCCAAGATGTGGGTCATCATATCCCACGATATTTTTAGCAAGCAGTATCAAGCCTGCACAAGTACCGAACATCGGCTTGCCCGATTTAGCGAAATCTCTTAATTCATCCATAAAATCATACTTATCAATCAAACGCCTCATCGTTGTGCTTTCTCCGCCTGGAAGAATGAGACCGTCCATATCTTTAAGTTCTTCTTTTCTTTTTATAACCTGTGCTTCTGCTCCGGATTTCTCCACAGCCCAAACATGTTCGCGAACAGCTCCCTGCAGGGCCAGCACACCTATTTTCACCATATTAATTCTCCTTACCAGCCGCGATCCTGCATACGTGCAGAAGGCGCGAGGGTAGAAATTTCAATCCCTTTCATGGCAATGCCAAGATCCTTAGAAATTTCTGCAATCAGCTTGTAATCCTGATAATGGGTTGTTGCTTCAACAATAGCACGCGCAAATTTAGCAGGATTGTCGGATTTGAAAATTCCAGATCCAACGAAAACTCCATCTGCACCCAGTTCCATCATTAACGCTGCATCCGCAGGTGTTGCAACACCGCCGGCTGCAAAGTTAACAACTGGAAGGCGGCGAAGGCGTTTAATTTCGAGAAGGATTTCGTATGGAGCTCCAAGAAGCTTTGCTTCTGTCATAAGCTCATCTTCATTCATTACCGATACTTTGCGGACTTGCGCATTCACTTTACGCATATGGCGCACTGCTTCTACGATATTACCTGTTCCAGGCTCACCTTTTGTACGAAGCATTGATGCACCTTCACCAATACGGCGTGCAGCTTCCCCAAGGTCACGGCATCCGCAGACGAAAGGAACGGTAAAATCTCTTTTGTTTAAGTGGTACTCTTCATCGGCAGGCGTTAATACTTCAC encodes:
- the pdxT gene encoding pyridoxal 5'-phosphate synthase glutaminase subunit PdxT; protein product: MVKIGVLALQGAVREHVWAVEKSGAEAQVIKRKEELKDMDGLILPGGESTTMRRLIDKYDFMDELRDFAKSGKPMFGTCAGLILLAKNIVGYDDPHLGVMDITVERNSFGRQKESFEADLDINGVGDDFTAVFIRAPHIVEAGENTEILAKHDGRIVAARDGQYLGCSFHPELTDDHRLTAYFIEMVKEAKQKQFA
- the pdxS gene encoding pyridoxal 5'-phosphate synthase lyase subunit PdxS encodes the protein MMKTGTDRVKRGMAEMQKGGVIMDVINAEQAKIAEEAGAVAVMALERVPSDIRAAGGVARMADPRIVEEVMNAVTIPVMAKARIGHIVEARILEALGADYIDESEVLTPADEEYHLNKRDFTVPFVCGCRDLGEAARRIGEGASMLRTKGEPGTGNIVEAVRHMRKVNAQVRKVSVMNEDELMTEAKLLGAPYEILLEIKRLRRLPVVNFAAGGVATPADAALMMELGADGVFVGSGIFKSDNPAKFARAIVEATTHYQDYKLIAEISKDLGIAMKGIEISTLAPSARMQDRGW